The following proteins come from a genomic window of Alkalibacter saccharofermentans DSM 14828:
- a CDS encoding TetR/AcrR family transcriptional regulator, with protein sequence MRSYKSADQRKTEILEAALDLFSRQGFQDTTMEQISSHIKMARTSLYEYYKSKEDILYSLINEIVEEEREKPLEGSIRAQLEVLAAESIARLQKNFTLYKILFQELPTLSNPTFDKIRAWQGRSMILVHEVIVNGIKEEAFKATRKPEDIAFVFKALIGQRLADILITDTQVEPEVEAKRLIDLMWFGIGQEGSDIS encoded by the coding sequence CTGCATTGGATCTATTTTCAAGACAAGGTTTCCAAGATACAACCATGGAGCAAATTTCTTCTCATATCAAGATGGCAAGAACAAGTCTGTATGAATACTACAAATCAAAAGAAGATATACTTTATTCGCTGATAAATGAAATAGTAGAAGAAGAACGTGAAAAGCCGCTGGAAGGTTCAATTCGTGCTCAACTGGAAGTATTAGCAGCAGAATCCATAGCAAGACTGCAAAAAAACTTTACTCTATACAAGATTCTTTTTCAGGAGTTGCCAACATTGTCAAATCCAACATTTGATAAAATTAGAGCCTGGCAAGGCCGTTCGATGATCCTGGTACACGAGGTTATTGTAAATGGAATCAAAGAAGAAGCATTTAAGGCTACCCGAAAGCCTGAGGACATAGCTTTTGTCTTTAAAGCGTTGATCGGTCAGAGACTAGCAGATATTCTTATCACAGATACGCAAGTTGAACCAGAAGTAGAGGCGAAGCGACTGATTGATCTGATGTGGTTTGGGATTGGTCAGGAAGGTTCAGATATCAGTTAA
- a CDS encoding alpha/beta fold hydrolase yields MDKQIKTFKGSGVEIEYLLTGELNAEAVMFVHGAGTNLRQFFAQHEHFSDKYKTLSVSLRGHGLSGHPKVKCGENYSLEKNRDDLIELLEHLNIQKIHFVGNSAGGVIGFYLLKARPDLLSSLTTFGTVGELKYSTSMTRIIAGIDKAMLRWNPRRYLNFLSKNTSKYESVQKEIFEMFMMSTEAIPYIRENLGNYSCLDVINRMTIPYLLIRGEQDKEINSKLTSTLEALAANNKSRVVEIEKAGHIANLDKSEEFNKILAGFWSQIEV; encoded by the coding sequence ATGGATAAACAAATTAAGACTTTTAAGGGTTCTGGAGTAGAAATCGAGTATTTGTTAACAGGAGAGCTCAACGCAGAAGCGGTTATGTTTGTTCACGGAGCCGGTACTAATCTTCGGCAGTTTTTTGCACAGCATGAGCATTTTTCCGACAAATACAAAACTTTGTCTGTGTCGTTGCGGGGGCATGGCCTATCTGGGCATCCGAAAGTAAAGTGTGGAGAGAACTATTCTTTGGAAAAGAACAGAGATGACCTTATTGAGCTGCTTGAACACTTGAACATACAAAAGATTCATTTTGTAGGGAATTCAGCCGGAGGAGTTATAGGATTTTATTTACTTAAGGCAAGACCGGACCTGCTTAGTAGTCTTACTACTTTTGGGACTGTCGGCGAGCTGAAGTATTCAACTTCAATGACCCGGATCATTGCGGGTATAGATAAAGCTATGCTTCGATGGAATCCGAGACGATATTTAAACTTTCTGAGTAAAAATACATCTAAGTATGAGTCAGTGCAAAAAGAAATTTTTGAGATGTTTATGATGTCAACTGAAGCGATCCCTTATATTCGTGAAAATCTAGGCAATTATTCGTGCCTGGATGTAATCAATAGAATGACTATTCCATATTTACTGATCCGAGGGGAACAGGATAAAGAGATTAATAGCAAATTGACATCAACACTTGAAGCTTTAGCTGCCAACAACAAATCGAGGGTTGTTGAAATCGAAAAAGCAGGTCATATAGCTAATCTAGATAAATCAGAGGAGTTCAACAAAATTTTGGCAGGTTTTTGGAGCCAAATTGAAGTTTAG